The following are encoded in a window of Providencia rettgeri genomic DNA:
- a CDS encoding TetR/AcrR family transcriptional regulator: MIKRKPGRPKAQQNSISPENIIAKAIAILDEKGIEQLSMRLIAKEMAITPMALYHYFADKNALIKAIGNTLYHDIHVSDITGIQPKIENLLLRYREKVIYYPQITLAIFSAPSLFPEHATRITEELIHLLNKLGLTKNQATQWAHILVDYTHGEALASSNLHHNERNIDKPSSENYINALKMLLNNAVSSLQP, translated from the coding sequence ATGATAAAGCGCAAACCTGGAAGACCTAAAGCACAGCAAAACAGCATTTCACCTGAAAATATTATTGCAAAAGCGATAGCAATATTAGATGAAAAAGGTATTGAGCAATTATCTATGCGGTTAATTGCGAAGGAAATGGCCATCACACCGATGGCTCTTTACCATTATTTTGCCGATAAAAATGCACTAATTAAAGCCATTGGTAATACCCTTTATCACGATATTCATGTATCTGATATAACGGGCATCCAGCCCAAAATAGAAAACCTTTTACTTCGCTATCGTGAAAAGGTGATCTATTACCCACAAATCACCTTAGCTATTTTTAGTGCTCCCTCATTGTTTCCCGAGCACGCCACTCGTATAACCGAAGAGTTAATCCATTTATTAAATAAGCTAGGGCTAACCAAAAACCAAGCAACTCAGTGGGCTCATATTTTGGTTGACTACACCCATGGTGAAGCTTTAGCGTCATCAAACTTACATCATAATGAGAGAAATATTGATAAGCCATCCAGCGAAAATTATATCAACGCATTAAAAATGCTCTTAAACAATGCAGTAAGTAGCCTTCAACCATAA
- a CDS encoding sn-glycerol-3-phosphate import ATP-binding protein UgpC, with the protein MAELKLQAVSKSWDGKTQVIKPLTVDVADGEFIVMVGPSGCGKSTLLRMVAGLEQVTSGDIWIDHQRVTNLEPKERGIAMVFQNYALYPHMTVEENMAWGLKIRGLGKQQIRKKVEEVAHILELDGLLQRRPRELSGGQRQRVAMGRAIVRSPAVFLFDEPLSNLDAKLRVQMRLELQHLHQRLKTTSLYVTHDQVEAMTLAQRVMVMNKGIVEQIGTPVEVYEKPASRFVASFIGSPAMNLFEGKISENGSSFLFASGGEIPLGHQYLQWAGSEITLGIRPEHVQVVSETVGQTSLVVENLEILGADNLVHGRLGEQKVVVRINHEFRPQVGTVLGIHFPNDYLHFFDSKQGYRL; encoded by the coding sequence ATGGCAGAGTTAAAATTACAAGCAGTTAGCAAAAGTTGGGACGGTAAAACACAAGTGATAAAACCGCTAACTGTCGATGTTGCCGATGGTGAATTTATTGTGATGGTTGGGCCGTCAGGCTGTGGAAAATCAACATTATTGCGTATGGTGGCAGGGTTAGAGCAAGTCACTAGTGGTGACATTTGGATTGATCATCAACGAGTAACAAATCTTGAGCCTAAAGAACGTGGGATTGCGATGGTTTTTCAAAATTATGCATTGTATCCACACATGACTGTTGAAGAAAATATGGCTTGGGGATTAAAGATCCGAGGATTAGGTAAACAGCAAATTCGTAAAAAAGTTGAAGAGGTGGCTCATATCCTTGAGTTGGATGGGTTGTTGCAACGCCGCCCCCGTGAATTATCGGGTGGGCAGCGCCAGCGTGTAGCCATGGGGCGTGCTATTGTACGCTCACCTGCGGTATTTTTGTTCGATGAGCCGCTGTCTAACTTGGATGCTAAATTACGTGTACAAATGCGTCTCGAGCTTCAACATCTTCATCAAAGGCTGAAAACAACCAGTTTGTATGTTACACATGACCAAGTTGAAGCGATGACGTTGGCTCAGCGAGTAATGGTGATGAATAAAGGTATTGTCGAGCAAATTGGTACCCCTGTTGAGGTGTATGAAAAGCCTGCAAGTCGCTTTGTTGCCAGTTTTATTGGCTCACCGGCGATGAACTTATTTGAAGGGAAAATCAGTGAGAATGGCTCGTCTTTTCTCTTCGCTTCAGGGGGAGAAATACCTTTAGGGCACCAATATTTACAGTGGGCAGGGAGTGAGATAACGTTAGGCATACGCCCTGAACATGTCCAAGTGGTATCAGAAACTGTCGGGCAAACATCGTTGGTGGTCGAAAATCTTGAAATACTCGGCGCCGATAATTTAGTACATGGACGTTTGGGGGAGCAAAAAGTAGTTGTTCGGATTAACCATGAATTTCGTCCACAGGTGGGTACGGTTCTAGGTATTCATTTTCCAAACGACTACCTGCATTTTTTTGACAGCAAACAAGGATACCGTTTATGA
- a CDS encoding fimbrial protein: protein MISQKNLIALCIAAGLGFTGAASAATNAQVTVSGQIASATCDLSVSNPNIDLGTYISADIQAAGDITNSAKDFSLLLTNCSKDQSAGSVQLFAKGTALDANGDYFNNTAKATVGVKLSADAKPVKPNTSIDLSGVSGLKQGGSASVPMKVALYSTVATPDSQRIDAPITFSVSYE, encoded by the coding sequence ATGATCAGTCAAAAAAATCTTATCGCTTTATGTATCGCTGCCGGTTTAGGTTTCACTGGTGCGGCATCTGCTGCAACAAACGCACAAGTTACTGTATCGGGTCAAATCGCTTCTGCAACTTGTGATTTAAGCGTTAGCAACCCTAACATTGATTTAGGTACTTATATTTCTGCAGACATTCAAGCGGCTGGCGATATCACAAATAGCGCAAAAGATTTCTCTCTGCTATTAACTAACTGTAGCAAAGACCAATCAGCTGGTTCAGTGCAGCTATTTGCTAAAGGTACTGCGTTAGATGCAAATGGTGATTACTTCAACAATACGGCAAAAGCCACTGTTGGTGTGAAACTGAGTGCTGACGCTAAACCGGTTAAACCAAATACAAGCATTGATTTAAGCGGTGTCTCTGGCTTAAAGCAAGGTGGTTCAGCGTCGGTACCAATGAAAGTCGCATTATACTCAACTGTAGCAACACCTGATTCACAGCGTATTGATGCGCCAATCACATTCTCTGTAAGCTACGAATAA
- a CDS encoding molybdopterin-binding protein has product MTISARNQLMGVVESIVVGSVNDEIILDLGNGESIAAIITKNSTKQLGLEKGKQAVAVIKAPWVVLVSDAQEYQFSARNQFSGKIESIEKGSVNSVVNLKTDGGTRLSAVVTNNSTVEMGLAVNSKVTAIIKASAVILATKK; this is encoded by the coding sequence ATGACGATTTCTGCAAGAAACCAACTGATGGGGGTTGTTGAGTCCATTGTTGTCGGCTCAGTTAATGATGAGATTATTTTAGATTTGGGCAATGGCGAAAGCATTGCGGCGATTATTACTAAAAATAGTACTAAACAGCTGGGGTTAGAAAAAGGTAAACAAGCTGTAGCTGTGATTAAAGCACCTTGGGTGGTTCTTGTATCTGATGCGCAAGAGTACCAGTTTTCGGCTCGTAACCAATTCAGTGGTAAAATTGAATCTATCGAGAAAGGCAGTGTAAACTCAGTCGTTAATTTAAAAACGGATGGGGGAACACGGTTATCAGCAGTAGTAACAAATAACAGTACTGTTGAAATGGGGCTAGCCGTAAACAGTAAAGTCACTGCAATTATCAAAGCCTCAGCGGTTATTTTAGCTACCAAAAAGTAA
- the ugpQ gene encoding glycerophosphodiester phosphodiesterase: MSDWPYPHIVAHRGGGKLAPENTLAAIDVGARFGHTMIEFDAKLSADGQIFLLHDDTLERTSNGVGVAGKLSWETLLTLDAGSWYSTEFAGEHLPSLEQVAERCRQYAMMANIEIKPTTGLEIETGTLISLAARELWNGQVAPLLSSFSIEALEAAQKTVPELPRGLLLDDWREDWQQLTTQLDCISIHLNHQLLDKARVKMLKQAGLRILVYTVNKPARARELLLWGVDAICTDCIDVIGPNFA, encoded by the coding sequence ATGAGTGATTGGCCTTACCCACATATTGTTGCGCACCGAGGTGGTGGCAAACTTGCACCAGAAAATACCTTAGCGGCAATTGATGTTGGCGCTCGTTTTGGGCACACAATGATAGAGTTTGACGCAAAATTGTCTGCTGATGGGCAAATTTTTCTGTTGCATGACGATACGTTAGAAAGAACGAGTAACGGGGTGGGAGTTGCTGGGAAACTAAGTTGGGAAACGCTGCTTACCCTTGATGCGGGCAGTTGGTACAGCACAGAATTTGCGGGTGAGCACTTACCTTCCCTTGAACAAGTTGCTGAGCGCTGTCGACAATATGCCATGATGGCCAATATTGAAATTAAACCGACAACTGGGCTGGAGATTGAAACAGGCACATTGATTTCATTGGCTGCGCGGGAACTGTGGAACGGGCAAGTGGCTCCCTTATTATCGTCATTTTCGATTGAGGCATTGGAAGCTGCACAAAAAACGGTTCCTGAGCTACCAAGGGGCTTGTTACTCGACGATTGGCGGGAGGATTGGCAACAGTTAACAACACAGCTAGACTGTATTTCTATTCATTTAAATCATCAACTTTTAGATAAAGCACGCGTCAAAATGCTCAAACAGGCTGGGTTACGTATACTCGTTTACACTGTCAATAAACCTGCCCGAGCTCGAGAACTTTTGCTATGGGGAGTCGACGCTATTTGCACTGATTGCATTGATGTGATTGGGCCAAATTTCGCGTAA
- the dkgB gene encoding 2,5-didehydrogluconate reductase DkgB, protein MAIPVIGVGTFRLKDDVVIGSVKNALDVGYRAIDTAQIYENEAAIGQAIAQSGVARDELYITTKIWIDNLSKDKLIPSLKKSLNDLQTDYVDLTLIHWPSPNDAVAVEEFMQGLLEAKEQGLTREIGVSNFTIPLMEKAIAAVGAENIATNQIELSPYLQNQKVVEWAKQHNIHITSYMTLAYGKALKDETIARIAQKHNATPAQIILAWAIGEGYSVIPSSTKRENLLSNLQATQLQLDNDDKTAIAKLDCNDRLVNPEGLAPNWD, encoded by the coding sequence ATGGCTATTCCTGTGATTGGTGTTGGTACATTTCGTTTAAAAGATGATGTGGTAATAGGTTCCGTTAAAAATGCGTTAGATGTCGGTTACCGTGCCATCGATACAGCACAAATTTATGAAAATGAAGCTGCTATTGGGCAGGCTATTGCGCAAAGTGGTGTTGCCCGCGATGAGCTTTATATCACAACAAAAATTTGGATTGATAACTTAAGCAAAGATAAACTCATTCCAAGTTTGAAAAAAAGTTTAAACGATCTGCAAACAGATTATGTGGATTTAACACTGATCCACTGGCCATCACCAAATGATGCTGTTGCCGTTGAAGAATTTATGCAAGGGTTATTAGAAGCAAAAGAACAAGGGCTAACACGTGAAATCGGTGTTTCTAATTTCACGATCCCATTAATGGAAAAGGCGATTGCGGCAGTCGGCGCAGAAAATATTGCGACAAACCAAATCGAATTATCACCTTACCTACAAAATCAAAAAGTGGTTGAGTGGGCAAAACAACACAATATCCATATCACATCTTATATGACCTTAGCTTATGGTAAAGCGTTAAAAGATGAAACCATTGCACGTATTGCTCAAAAACACAATGCAACACCTGCTCAGATTATTTTAGCGTGGGCAATTGGGGAAGGGTATTCAGTTATTCCATCTTCCACAAAACGTGAGAATTTATTAAGTAACCTACAAGCAACTCAATTACAGTTGGATAATGACGATAAAACCGCGATTGCAAAATTAGATTGTAATGACCGTTTAGTTAACCCTGAAGGTTTGGCACCAAACTGGGATTAA
- the ugpB gene encoding sn-glycerol-3-phosphate ABC transporter substrate-binding protein UgpB, translating to MTSLQHSTLATVFGLLFASQAIGSTEIPFWHSMEGELGEEVNILATEFNKTHPDYTILPVYKGNYEQSLAAGIAAFRSGNAPAILQVYEVGTATMMASKAIKPVYQVFQDSGIAFDESQFVPTVAGYYSDAKTGHLLSQPFNSSTPVLYYNKDAFKKAGLNPDEPPKTWQDMAAYTAKLRQSGMKCGYASGWQGWIQIENFSAWHGKPIASKNNGFDGTDAVLEFNQPIQVKHIALLQEMNKRGDFSYLGRKDESTEKFYNGDCAIITASSGSLAIIRKHAKFDFGVGMMPYDAEVEGAPQNAIIGGASLWVMAGKDPATYRGVAEFMQFLAKPENAAQWHQKTGYLPITTAAYNLSRGSGYYDKNPGADIATRQMLNKPPLAYTKGLRLGNMPQIRTIVDEELESVWSGNKTAQQALDAAVDRGNQLLRRFEKSTQ from the coding sequence ATGACATCGTTACAACATTCAACTCTAGCAACAGTATTCGGTTTATTATTCGCCAGCCAGGCCATTGGCTCTACTGAAATTCCGTTCTGGCATTCCATGGAAGGGGAGCTTGGTGAAGAAGTTAATATATTAGCGACCGAGTTTAATAAGACACACCCAGATTATACAATTTTGCCAGTATATAAAGGTAATTATGAGCAAAGTCTTGCTGCGGGGATTGCGGCTTTTCGTTCAGGTAATGCCCCTGCAATTTTACAAGTTTACGAAGTTGGCACAGCAACAATGATGGCATCTAAGGCGATTAAGCCAGTTTATCAAGTGTTCCAAGATTCAGGTATCGCATTTGATGAGTCCCAGTTTGTTCCAACTGTTGCGGGGTATTATAGCGATGCGAAAACCGGGCATCTTTTATCTCAACCATTTAATAGCTCAACCCCTGTTTTGTACTACAACAAAGACGCATTCAAAAAAGCGGGTCTAAACCCAGATGAACCCCCGAAAACTTGGCAAGACATGGCTGCCTACACGGCTAAGTTACGTCAGTCAGGCATGAAATGTGGTTATGCTAGCGGCTGGCAAGGGTGGATCCAAATTGAAAATTTTAGCGCATGGCATGGTAAACCTATCGCTTCAAAAAATAATGGATTTGATGGGACAGACGCCGTTTTAGAATTCAATCAGCCAATACAAGTTAAACATATCGCCTTATTGCAAGAAATGAATAAAAGAGGGGATTTTAGCTACTTAGGTCGTAAAGATGAATCGACTGAAAAGTTTTATAACGGGGATTGTGCCATTATCACAGCCTCTTCGGGGTCACTCGCGATTATTCGTAAACACGCTAAATTTGATTTTGGTGTTGGCATGATGCCGTATGATGCTGAAGTTGAAGGCGCACCACAAAATGCCATTATCGGCGGGGCAAGTTTATGGGTGATGGCAGGAAAAGATCCAGCGACTTATCGAGGGGTCGCTGAATTTATGCAATTTTTAGCAAAACCTGAAAATGCAGCCCAGTGGCACCAAAAAACAGGTTATTTACCGATTACAACTGCTGCTTATAATTTAAGCCGTGGCTCCGGTTATTATGATAAAAACCCAGGGGCAGATATTGCTACTCGCCAGATGTTAAATAAGCCACCTTTAGCGTATACCAAAGGCTTGCGTTTAGGAAATATGCCACAAATTCGTACCATTGTGGATGAGGAATTAGAATCGGTTTGGTCAGGTAATAAAACAGCTCAACAAGCTTTAGATGCCGCTGTTGATCGTGGTAATCAGTTATTACGCCGTTTTGAAAAGTCAACGCAGTAA
- a CDS encoding YnfC family lipoprotein, with protein sequence MKHKYVLLMTQLVVLSVSFESLAFDEQQYNPVVFNMAQLYDFNPVRGNVKELKTIVYNEDKTINYESLLKMGRDGCVESFQLNQKKDEYLSSVHNYLSVKRIKNKLIGVDANGPVEMSIGKDCTIISRKDTNGELIYKYNKDGFITGSVLADTKEKFGENNYNEFKLPTEIKYYKGDTVISETRLTYGKDPTKAFDHIMDIRALGQTILLVDSKCDYDKRNIAYQCNFVLTLNSNGKTIKLPKNSQTDVTFY encoded by the coding sequence ATGAAGCATAAATATGTATTATTAATGACTCAACTTGTTGTTTTATCTGTTTCTTTTGAGTCATTGGCATTTGACGAACAGCAATATAATCCAGTTGTGTTCAACATGGCGCAGCTCTATGACTTTAATCCTGTAAGAGGCAATGTTAAGGAGCTCAAGACGATCGTCTATAACGAAGATAAAACTATCAATTATGAATCCCTATTGAAAATGGGGCGCGATGGTTGTGTTGAAAGTTTTCAGTTAAATCAGAAAAAAGATGAATACCTAAGCAGTGTTCATAATTACCTTTCTGTTAAGCGGATTAAAAATAAACTTATTGGTGTGGATGCTAATGGACCCGTAGAGATGTCAATCGGTAAAGATTGTACAATAATTTCAAGGAAAGATACTAATGGTGAATTAATCTACAAATATAACAAAGATGGGTTTATTACAGGGTCAGTGCTGGCAGATACAAAAGAAAAATTCGGTGAAAATAATTACAATGAGTTTAAGTTACCCACTGAAATTAAGTACTATAAAGGCGATACGGTTATTTCGGAAACTCGATTGACGTATGGTAAGGACCCAACCAAAGCATTTGACCATATTATGGATATAAGAGCTTTAGGGCAGACTATTTTATTGGTTGACTCCAAATGTGATTATGATAAGCGCAACATTGCTTACCAGTGTAATTTTGTACTTACCTTGAATTCTAATGGCAAAACGATCAAGCTGCCTAAAAATAGTCAGACAGATGTCACATTCTATTGA
- the ugpE gene encoding sn-glycerol-3-phosphate ABC transporter permease UgpE, translated as MIEQRRGLIIFSHTMLILGAIVILFPLYVAFVAATLDNQGVFETPIPLMPSHHLWENLSYIWEKGVGANSAPFWQLLANSTLMALVITIGKITVSILSAFAIVWFRFPLRNLFFWMIFITLMLPVEVRIFPTIEVISNLDMFNSYSGLTLPLMASATATFLFRQFFMTLPNELIEAARIDGASPMRFFFDIVLPLSKTNLAALFVITFIYGWNQYLWPLLIITDLDLGTAVAGIKGMIASGEGSTQWNQVMAAMLLTLIPPVIVVLVMQRAFVRGLVDSEK; from the coding sequence ATGATTGAACAGCGTAGAGGATTAATCATATTTAGCCATACAATGCTTATTTTAGGGGCAATCGTAATCTTATTTCCACTTTATGTGGCCTTTGTTGCCGCAACTTTGGATAATCAAGGGGTATTTGAAACGCCGATCCCCCTCATGCCTAGCCATCATTTATGGGAAAATCTAAGTTATATCTGGGAAAAGGGAGTGGGGGCAAACAGTGCACCGTTTTGGCAACTATTAGCAAATAGCACATTGATGGCTTTGGTGATCACTATTGGGAAAATCACTGTTTCAATATTGTCTGCTTTTGCCATTGTTTGGTTTCGCTTTCCATTACGGAATCTATTTTTTTGGATGATTTTTATTACCTTAATGCTGCCTGTTGAGGTGCGTATATTCCCGACCATTGAAGTGATTTCTAACCTGGATATGTTTAATAGTTATTCAGGTCTAACACTACCTTTAATGGCATCGGCGACAGCCACGTTTTTATTTCGCCAGTTTTTTATGACACTACCAAATGAACTTATAGAAGCCGCTCGTATTGATGGTGCATCTCCGATGCGCTTTTTTTTCGATATTGTGTTACCACTGTCAAAAACAAATTTAGCCGCTTTATTTGTGATCACCTTTATTTATGGTTGGAACCAATATCTGTGGCCTTTATTGATTATTACTGATCTTGATTTAGGAACGGCAGTCGCGGGTATTAAAGGCATGATTGCTTCGGGAGAAGGCTCGACACAATGGAACCAAGTCATGGCTGCAATGTTATTGACACTCATTCCACCTGTAATTGTTGTTTTAGTCATGCAAAGAGCGTTTGTGCGTGGCTTAGTCGATAGTGAGAAATAA
- the ugpA gene encoding sn-glycerol-3-phosphate ABC transporter permease UgpA — translation MSFSRPVFSSKWLPYFLVFPQLLITIVFFIWPATQALWYSLQSIDPFGLSSEFVGVDNFIQLFQNSYYLDAFYTTMVFSGLVTGCGLLVSLFFAALVDYVIRGSRFYQTLMLLPYAVAPAIAAVLWLFLFSPGRGLITYALESIGYEWNHAQNSGQAMFLVVLASVWKQISYNFLFFFAALQSIPRSLMEAAAIDGAGPIRRFFRISLPLITPVSFFLFVVNLVYAFFDTFPIIDAATGGGPIQATTTLIYKIYREGFAGLDLSSSAAQSVILMFLVVILTIIQFRFIERKVRYQ, via the coding sequence ATGTCTTTTTCACGTCCTGTTTTTAGTTCAAAATGGTTGCCTTATTTCCTTGTTTTTCCTCAGTTATTGATCACTATTGTTTTCTTTATTTGGCCAGCGACTCAAGCACTCTGGTATTCATTACAAAGCATAGACCCATTTGGTCTTTCGAGTGAATTTGTTGGGGTCGATAACTTTATTCAATTATTTCAAAATAGTTATTATCTTGATGCTTTTTATACCACGATGGTGTTTAGTGGATTAGTGACCGGATGTGGGTTACTGGTTTCGTTATTTTTTGCCGCGTTGGTTGATTATGTTATACGAGGGAGTCGGTTTTACCAAACATTAATGCTATTACCCTATGCGGTTGCACCAGCAATTGCCGCAGTTTTATGGCTGTTTTTATTTAGTCCGGGGCGAGGGTTAATCACTTATGCTCTAGAGTCCATAGGGTATGAATGGAACCATGCACAGAACAGTGGGCAAGCCATGTTTTTGGTCGTTCTTGCATCTGTCTGGAAGCAAATTAGCTATAACTTTTTATTTTTCTTTGCCGCTTTACAATCTATACCTCGTTCTTTAATGGAAGCCGCCGCTATTGATGGTGCAGGGCCAATTCGTCGTTTTTTCCGTATTTCATTGCCTTTAATTACACCAGTAAGCTTCTTTCTATTTGTGGTGAATTTGGTATATGCCTTTTTTGATACGTTTCCGATTATTGATGCCGCAACAGGTGGCGGACCAATTCAAGCCACAACGACATTAATTTATAAGATATATCGAGAGGGATTTGCAGGCTTAGATTTATCATCTTCTGCCGCGCAATCTGTCATTTTAATGTTCTTAGTTGTGATTTTGACCATTATTCAATTCCGTTTTATTGAACGTAAGGTGCGCTACCAATGA
- a CDS encoding GNAT family N-acetyltransferase → MQKHIEVTALTPAMVEACAQLYCTTYRSAPWYETWDSSISIIAFLENHLANNYFLGYVIKLNNTIVGACIGFQKPWNQGVEYYIDEFFIHPDHQGQGLGSTLMRYAQEECIKRNLNAIILNTERGFPSENFYKRNNFTVHEGLIIMSKSVS, encoded by the coding sequence ATGCAAAAACATATTGAAGTAACAGCACTGACTCCTGCAATGGTAGAAGCTTGTGCACAACTCTACTGCACAACATATCGCTCAGCACCTTGGTATGAAACATGGGACTCCTCGATCTCCATTATTGCATTTCTAGAGAATCATTTAGCCAATAATTATTTTTTGGGCTATGTCATTAAATTGAATAACACCATTGTCGGTGCTTGCATAGGCTTTCAAAAGCCGTGGAACCAAGGGGTCGAATATTATATCGATGAATTTTTTATCCACCCTGATCACCAAGGTCAAGGTTTAGGCTCGACATTAATGCGCTATGCTCAAGAAGAATGCATAAAACGTAATTTGAATGCAATTATTCTGAATACCGAACGTGGCTTTCCATCAGAGAATTTCTATAAGCGGAATAATTTTACTGTGCATGAAGGGTTAATTATTATGTCGAAAAGTGTCAGTTAA
- a CDS encoding Crp/Fnr family transcriptional regulator, with amino-acid sequence MKIINSTSKRSEFITYHQLDEIISDETLEDTKLIHIKAKEYLIFQDSKISYLYFLVKGKIQAERYETNGNKVIFSFENAFSIIGDLELFQSNDERDRIYNSIQAVTDATLLALPLSMIRKKEIHSPIFLQFICQHLSKKLYNASQLHSSAAYTVEYKLRRYLAFVEKQNGGSFKLENRDALAAMLGVSVRQLNRTLSKLVSDRLIERKGKQINIINVEQLLTP; translated from the coding sequence ATGAAAATAATAAACTCTACTTCAAAACGGTCAGAATTTATTACCTATCATCAACTTGATGAAATTATTTCTGATGAAACTCTCGAAGACACAAAGCTTATCCATATAAAAGCGAAAGAATACTTAATCTTCCAAGATAGCAAAATCAGCTACCTTTATTTTCTGGTAAAAGGGAAAATACAAGCTGAACGCTATGAAACTAACGGTAACAAAGTCATTTTTTCATTTGAAAATGCATTTTCTATTATTGGTGATTTAGAGCTATTTCAAAGTAACGATGAACGTGACCGCATTTATAATAGCATCCAAGCTGTAACAGATGCGACTCTGCTGGCACTGCCTTTATCAATGATCCGGAAAAAAGAAATTCACTCTCCGATTTTTTTGCAATTTATCTGCCAGCACCTTAGTAAGAAGCTTTATAATGCATCGCAATTACATTCCAGTGCAGCCTATACCGTTGAATATAAATTAAGGCGCTATCTTGCCTTTGTTGAAAAACAAAACGGAGGAAGTTTTAAACTAGAAAACCGCGATGCTTTAGCTGCAATGTTAGGGGTATCTGTACGGCAGTTGAACAGAACATTATCTAAATTAGTCAGTGATAGATTGATTGAGCGAAAAGGTAAACAAATTAACATCATTAATGTTGAGCAGCTCTTAACCCCATGA
- a CDS encoding GNAT family N-acetyltransferase encodes MQIENEFGQPVGRLVPNWSPRQFPQKIHLAGKHCRIEPLSLSHAESLYQSFSQSPDLRSWTWLSEDAPQNFEQYQNWVKGVLQKNDPLFFTIFDKQNDTAIGVFSLMRIDVNNGVIEVGHVHFSALLSGTIMSTEAHWLLMQYVFNTLGYRRYEWKCNSLNSPSHRAALRLGFHYEGRFRNALVTKGRNRDTDWFSIIDSEWPLVDKALQAWLSDTNHINGQQVKSLATIRKSLLLVEN; translated from the coding sequence ATGCAAATAGAAAATGAATTTGGTCAGCCTGTAGGTCGACTCGTTCCCAATTGGTCTCCTCGTCAATTTCCTCAAAAGATTCATTTGGCTGGCAAACACTGCCGAATCGAACCACTTTCCCTATCACATGCTGAAAGCTTGTATCAATCATTTTCTCAATCCCCTGACCTACGTAGTTGGACTTGGCTATCCGAGGATGCACCTCAAAATTTCGAACAATATCAAAATTGGGTTAAGGGTGTTTTACAAAAAAATGATCCATTATTTTTTACTATTTTTGATAAGCAAAATGACACCGCAATTGGTGTATTTTCATTAATGAGAATAGATGTAAATAATGGTGTTATAGAAGTCGGTCATGTGCATTTTTCCGCGCTACTTAGTGGAACAATCATGTCAACTGAAGCACATTGGCTACTCATGCAATATGTATTTAATACATTAGGCTACAGACGATATGAATGGAAGTGCAATAGTCTGAATAGCCCCTCTCATCGAGCGGCTTTGCGCTTAGGATTCCATTATGAGGGGCGGTTTAGAAATGCATTAGTTACAAAAGGCAGAAACCGAGACACAGATTGGTTTTCAATTATTGATAGTGAATGGCCACTGGTAGACAAGGCATTACAAGCTTGGCTATCAGACACAAACCATATCAATGGCCAGCAAGTTAAATCCCTTGCAACGATACGAAAAAGTTTATTATTGGTTGAAAATTAA
- a CDS encoding dihydrofolate reductase family protein — protein MITGHVFIATSLDGYIARKNGDIEWLLQLDLPDENHGYDSFINNIDVIIMGRGTFETVCDFTPWPYQRPVVVLSSTLAAHTVPEHLVGKVRFSNHEPEKVMAMLAAQGYKRVYIDGGQVIQSFLKRGLIHDLIITQIPILLGEGRPLFGPVPQDISLKHLNTKSFQSGFIQSHYEIIK, from the coding sequence GTGATCACGGGACACGTATTTATCGCAACCAGCTTAGACGGCTATATTGCACGCAAAAATGGCGATATTGAATGGCTTTTACAGCTAGATCTGCCTGATGAAAATCATGGCTATGATAGCTTCATCAATAATATTGATGTGATCATCATGGGACGAGGGACATTTGAAACGGTTTGTGACTTTACACCTTGGCCCTATCAACGACCCGTAGTCGTCCTTTCATCAACCCTCGCCGCACATACTGTTCCCGAACATCTCGTTGGCAAGGTGCGCTTTTCCAATCATGAACCCGAAAAAGTGATGGCGATGTTGGCAGCGCAGGGATATAAACGTGTTTACATTGATGGCGGGCAAGTCATTCAGTCCTTTTTAAAACGCGGGCTGATCCATGATCTTATCATTACACAAATTCCTATTTTATTAGGTGAAGGTCGCCCACTATTTGGTCCTGTGCCACAGGATATTTCACTCAAGCATTTGAATACAAAAAGTTTTCAATCCGGATTCATCCAATCTCATTACGAGATCATAAAATGA